The Oryctolagus cuniculus chromosome 5, mOryCun1.1, whole genome shotgun sequence genome includes a region encoding these proteins:
- the BAG6 gene encoding large proline-rich protein BAG6 isoform X15, translating into MEPSDSTSTTMEEPDSLEVLVKTLDSQTRTFIVGAQMSVKEFKEHIAASVSIPSEKQRLIYQGRVLQDDKKLQEYNVGGKVIHLVERAPPQTQLPSGASSGTGSASATHGGGPLPGTRGPGATVHDRNANSYVMVGTFNLPSDGSAVDVHINMEQAPIQSEPRVRLVMAQHMIRDIQTLLSRMECRGGPQAQHSQPPPQTPPVAQEPGTLSSQTAEAVENDSPAREPMEAEEVEERTPVQNPELTPPGPAPTGPAPATETNTPNHPSPAEYVEVLQELQRLESRLQPFLQRYYEVLGSAGSTDYNNNHEGREEDQRLINLVGESLRLLGNTFVALSDLRCNLACAPPRHLHVVRPMSHYTTPMVLQQAAIPIQASSLAPSSTTVESSTEGASTPGPAPQPATSHPRVIRISHQSVEPVVMMHMNIQDSGTQTGGVPSAPTGPLGPPGHGQTLGQQVPGFPTAPTRVVIARPTPPQARPSHPGGPPVSGALQGAGLGTNASLAQMVSGLVGQLLMQPVLVAQGTPGMAPPPAPATASASAGTTNTATTAGPAPGGPAQPPPPQPPAADLQFSQLLGNLLGPAGPGSGGPGVASPTITVAMPGVPAFLQGMSDFLQATQAAPPPPPPPPPPPPAPEQQSTAPPGSPSGGTGSPGGLSPESLSPEFFTSVVQGVLSSLLGSLGARAGSSESIAAFIQRLSGSSNIFEPGADGALGFFGALLSLLCQNFSMVDVVMLLHGHFQPLQRLQPQLRSFFHQHYLGGQEPTPGNIRMATHTLITGLEEYVRESFSLVQVQPGVDIIRTNLEFLQEQFNSIAAHVLHCTDSGFGARLLELCNQGLFECLALNLHCLGGQQMELAAVINGRIRRMSRGVNPSLVSWLTTMMGLRLQVVLEHMPVGPDAILRYVRRVGDPPQPLPEEPMEVQGAERTSPEPQRENASPAPGTTAEEAMSRGPPPAPEGGSQDEQDGASAETEPWAAAVPPEWVPIIQQDIQSQRKVKPQPPLSDAYLSGMPAKRRKTMQGEGPQLLLSEAVSRAAKAAGARPLTSPESLSRDLEAPEVQESYRQQLRSDIQKRLQEDPNYSPQRFPNAHRAFADDP; encoded by the exons ATGGAGCCCAGTGATAGTACCAGCACCACTATGGAGGAGCCTGACAGCCTGGAGGTGCTGGTGAAGACCTTGGACTCTCAGACTCGGACCTTTATTGTGGGGGCCCAG ATGAGTGTGAAGGAGTTTAAAGAGCATATTGCTGCCTCTGTCAGCATCCCCTCTGAGAAACAGCGGCTCATCTATCAGGGGCGAGTTCTGCAAGATGACAAGAAGCTCCAGGAATACA ATGTTGGGGGAAAGGTTATCCATTTGGTGGAACGGGCTCCTCCTCAGACTCAGCTCCCTTCTGGGGCATCTTCTGGGACAGGGTCTGCCTCAGCCACCCATGGTGGGGGACCCCTGCCTGGTACTCGGGGGCCTGGGGCCACAGTTCATGACCGGAATGCCAACAGCTATGTCATGGTTGGAACCTTCAATCTTCCT AGTGACGGCTCTGCTGTGGATGTTCACATCAACATGGAACAGGCCCCAATTCAG AGTGAGCCCCGGGTACGGCTGGTGATGGCCCAGCACATGATCCGGGATATACAGACCTTACTGTCCCGGATGGAG TGTCGAGGAGGGCCCCAAGCACAGCACAGTCAGCCGCCCCCACAAACGCCGCCTGTGGCCCAGGAGCCGGGAACCTTGAGCTCTCAGACAGCAGAAGCGGTTGAAAATGACTCGCCAGCTCGGGAGCCCATGGAGGCAGAAGAAGTGGAGGAGCGCACCCCAGTCCAGAACCCAGAACTCaccccgcctggcccagccccaacgggcccagcacctgccacgGAGACAAACACACCCaa CCACCCTTCCCCCGCGGAGTATGTCGAGGTGCTGCAggagctgcagcggctggagAGCCGCCTCCAGCCTTTCCTGCAGCGCTACTACGAGGTCCTGGGCTCCGCCGGCAGCACGGACTACAACAACAAC CATGAGGGCCGAGAAGAGGACCAGCGGTTGATTAACTTGGTGGGGGAGAGTCTGCGACTGTTGGGCAACACCTTTGTGGCTCTGTCTGATCTGCGTTGCAATCTGGCCTGTGCACCCCCACGCCACCTGCATGTGGTCCGACCCATGTCTCACTACACTACCCCCATGGTGCTCCAGCAGGCAGCCATTCCCATCCAG GCCTCGTCCCTGGCTCCGTCTTCTACCACTGTCGAGTCGTCCACGGAGGGGGCTTCCACTCCAGGGCCAGCTCCCCAGCCAGCCACCAGTCACCCGAGGGTCATCCGAATTTCCCACCAGAGCGTGGAACCCGTAGTCATGATGCACATGAACATTCAAG ATTCTGGCACACAGACCGGTGGTGTTCCGAGTGCTCCCACTGGCCCCCTAGGACCCCCTGGTCATGGCCAGACCCTGG GACAGCAGGTCCCAGGCTTCCCAACAGCTCCAACCCGGGTGGTGATTGCCCGGCCAACTCCTCCACAGGCTCGGCCTTCCCATCCTGGGGGGCCTCCAGTCTCCGGGGCTCTG cagggtgctggactggGTACCAACGCCTCATTGGCCCAGATGGTGAGCGGCCTTGTGGGGCAGCTTCTCATGCAGCCTGTGCTTGTGG CTCAGGGGACCCCAGGAATGgctccacctccagctcctgccactgcttCAGCCAGTGCTGGCACCACCAACACAGCTAccacagctggccctgcccccgGGGGGCCTGCCCAGCCTCCACCCCCTCAGCCTCCTGCAGCTGATCTGCAGTTCTCTCAGCTTCTGGGGAATTTGctggggcctgcagggccagGATCTGGAGGGCCTGGCGTGGCTTCTCCCACCATCACCGTGGCAATGCCCGGCGTCCCTGCCTTTCTCCAGGGCATGAGTGACTTCTTGCAG GCAACACAGGCGgcccctccaccccctccaccacctccacccccaccccctgccccagagcAGCAGAGCACGGCCCCACCAGGGTCCCCTTCTGGtggcacagggagtcctggaggCCTGAGTCCTGAGAGCCTTTCCCCGGAGTTCTTCACCTCCGTGGTACAAGGCGTGCTGAGCTCTCTGCTCGGCTCTTTGGGAGCTCGCGCTGGCAGCAGTGAAAGTATTGCCGCCTTCATCCAGCGCCTCAGTGGCTCCAGCAACATCTTTGAGCCTGGGGCTGATGGAGCCCTCG GATTCTTTggggctctcctctctcttctgtgCCAGAATTTCTCCATGGTGGACGTGGTAATGCTTCTCCATGGGCATTTCCAGCCACTGCAgcggctccagccccagctgcgaTCCTTCTTCCACCAGCACTACCTGGGTGGCCAGGAGCCCACACCTGGTAACATCCGG ATGGCGACACACACATTGATCACAGGGCTAGAGGAATACGTGCGGGAGAGTTTT TCTTTGGTGCAGGTTCAGCCTGGTGTGGACATCATCCGGACAAACCTGGAATTTCTTCAAGAGCAATTTAATAGCATTGCTGCTCATGTGCTGCACTGCACAG ACAGTGGATTTGGGGCCCGGCTGCTGGAGTTGTGTAACCAAGGCCTGTTTGAGTGCCTGGCCCTGAACCTGCACTGCTTGGGGGGACAGCAGATGGAGCTGGCTGCTGTCATCAATGGCCGAATT CGCCGCATGTCACGTGGAGTGAATCCGTCACTGGTGAGCTGGCTGACGACCATGATGGGCCTGCGGCTTCAGGTGGTGCTGGAGCACATGCCCGTGGGCCCCGATGCCATCCTCAGATACGTCCGCAGGGTTGGTGATCCCCCTCAG CCACTGCCTGAGGAGCCCATGGAAGTTCAAGGAGCAGAAAGAACGTCCCCAGAGCCTCAG CGGGAGAATGCCTCCCCTGCTCCTGGAACTACAGCAGAAGAGGCCATGTCCCGAGGTCCGCCCCCTGCCCCTGAGGGGGGCTCCCAGGATGAACAGGATGGAGCCTCAGCCGAGACAGAACCCTGGGCCGCTGCTGTGCCCCCA GAATGGGTTCCTATCATCCAGCAGGACATTCAGAGCCAGCGGAAGGTGAAGCCGCAGCCCCCCCTGAGCGACGCCTACCTCAGTGGTATGCCTGCCAAGAGACGCAAG ACGATGCAGGGTGAGGgcccccagctgcttctctcAGAAGCTGTGAGCCGGGCAGCTAAGGCAGCCGGAGCTCGGCCCCTGACGAGCCCCGAGAGCCTGAGCCGGGACCTGGAGGCACCAGAGGTTCAGGAGAGCTACAGGCAGCAG ctccGGTCTGACATACAAAAACGGCTTCAGGAAGACCCCAACTACAGCCCCCAGCGCTTCCCTAATGCCCATCGGGCCTTTGCCGATGATCCCTAG
- the BAG6 gene encoding large proline-rich protein BAG6 isoform X7, protein MEPSDSTSTTMEEPDSLEVLVKTLDSQTRTFIVGAQMSVKEFKEHIAASVSIPSEKQRLIYQGRVLQDDKKLQEYNVGGKVIHLVERAPPQTQLPSGASSGTGSASATHGGGPLPGTRGPGATVHDRNANSYVMVGTFNLPSDGSAVDVHINMEQAPIQSEPRVRLVMAQHMIRDIQTLLSRMECRGGPQAQHSQPPPQTPPVAQEPGTLSSQTAEAVENDSPAREPMEAEEVEERTPVQNPELTPPGPAPTGPAPATETNTPNHPSPAEYVEVLQELQRLESRLQPFLQRYYEVLGSAGSTDYNNNHEGREEDQRLINLVGESLRLLGNTFVALSDLRCNLACAPPRHLHVVRPMSHYTTPMVLQQAAIPIQINVGTTVTMTGNGTRPPPAPNAEAPSSGPGQASSLAPSSTTVESSTEGASTPGPAPQPATSHPRVIRISHQSVEPVVMMHMNIQDSGTQTGGVPSAPTGPLGPPGHGQTLGQQVPGFPTAPTRVVIARPTPPQARPSHPGGPPVSGALGAGLGTNASLAQMVSGLVGQLLMQPVLVAQGTPGMAPPPAPATASASAGTTNTATTAGPAPGGPAQPPPPQPPAADLQFSQLLGNLLGPAGPGSGGPGVASPTITVAMPGVPAFLQGMSDFLQATQAAPPPPPPPPPPPPAPEQQSTAPPGSPSGGTGSPGGLSPESLSPEFFTSVVQGVLSSLLGSLGARAGSSESIAAFIQRLSGSSNIFEPGADGALGFFGALLSLLCQNFSMVDVVMLLHGHFQPLQRLQPQLRSFFHQHYLGGQEPTPGNIRMATHTLITGLEEYVRESFSLVQVQPGVDIIRTNLEFLQEQFNSIAAHVLHCTDSGFGARLLELCNQGLFECLALNLHCLGGQQMELAAVINGRIRRMSRGVNPSLVSWLTTMMGLRLQVVLEHMPVGPDAILRYVRRVGDPPQPLPEEPMEVQGAERTSPEPQRENASPAPGTTAEEAMSRGPPPAPEGGSQDEQDGASAETEPWAAAVPPEWVPIIQQDIQSQRKVKPQPPLSDAYLSGMPAKRRKTMQGEGPQLLLSEAVSRAAKAAGARPLTSPESLSRDLEAPEVQESYRQQLRSDIQKRLQEDPNYSPQRFPNAHRAFADDP, encoded by the exons ATGGAGCCCAGTGATAGTACCAGCACCACTATGGAGGAGCCTGACAGCCTGGAGGTGCTGGTGAAGACCTTGGACTCTCAGACTCGGACCTTTATTGTGGGGGCCCAG ATGAGTGTGAAGGAGTTTAAAGAGCATATTGCTGCCTCTGTCAGCATCCCCTCTGAGAAACAGCGGCTCATCTATCAGGGGCGAGTTCTGCAAGATGACAAGAAGCTCCAGGAATACA ATGTTGGGGGAAAGGTTATCCATTTGGTGGAACGGGCTCCTCCTCAGACTCAGCTCCCTTCTGGGGCATCTTCTGGGACAGGGTCTGCCTCAGCCACCCATGGTGGGGGACCCCTGCCTGGTACTCGGGGGCCTGGGGCCACAGTTCATGACCGGAATGCCAACAGCTATGTCATGGTTGGAACCTTCAATCTTCCT AGTGACGGCTCTGCTGTGGATGTTCACATCAACATGGAACAGGCCCCAATTCAG AGTGAGCCCCGGGTACGGCTGGTGATGGCCCAGCACATGATCCGGGATATACAGACCTTACTGTCCCGGATGGAG TGTCGAGGAGGGCCCCAAGCACAGCACAGTCAGCCGCCCCCACAAACGCCGCCTGTGGCCCAGGAGCCGGGAACCTTGAGCTCTCAGACAGCAGAAGCGGTTGAAAATGACTCGCCAGCTCGGGAGCCCATGGAGGCAGAAGAAGTGGAGGAGCGCACCCCAGTCCAGAACCCAGAACTCaccccgcctggcccagccccaacgggcccagcacctgccacgGAGACAAACACACCCaa CCACCCTTCCCCCGCGGAGTATGTCGAGGTGCTGCAggagctgcagcggctggagAGCCGCCTCCAGCCTTTCCTGCAGCGCTACTACGAGGTCCTGGGCTCCGCCGGCAGCACGGACTACAACAACAAC CATGAGGGCCGAGAAGAGGACCAGCGGTTGATTAACTTGGTGGGGGAGAGTCTGCGACTGTTGGGCAACACCTTTGTGGCTCTGTCTGATCTGCGTTGCAATCTGGCCTGTGCACCCCCACGCCACCTGCATGTGGTCCGACCCATGTCTCACTACACTACCCCCATGGTGCTCCAGCAGGCAGCCATTCCCATCCAG ATTAATGTGGGGACTACTGTGACCATGACGGGGAATGGGACTCGTCCCCCCCCAGCTCCTAATGCAGAGGCACCTTCCTCTGGTCCCGGGCAGGCCTCGTCCCTGGCTCCGTCTTCTACCACTGTCGAGTCGTCCACGGAGGGGGCTTCCACTCCAGGGCCAGCTCCCCAGCCAGCCACCAGTCACCCGAGGGTCATCCGAATTTCCCACCAGAGCGTGGAACCCGTAGTCATGATGCACATGAACATTCAAG ATTCTGGCACACAGACCGGTGGTGTTCCGAGTGCTCCCACTGGCCCCCTAGGACCCCCTGGTCATGGCCAGACCCTGG GACAGCAGGTCCCAGGCTTCCCAACAGCTCCAACCCGGGTGGTGATTGCCCGGCCAACTCCTCCACAGGCTCGGCCTTCCCATCCTGGGGGGCCTCCAGTCTCCGGGGCTCTG ggtgctggactggGTACCAACGCCTCATTGGCCCAGATGGTGAGCGGCCTTGTGGGGCAGCTTCTCATGCAGCCTGTGCTTGTGG CTCAGGGGACCCCAGGAATGgctccacctccagctcctgccactgcttCAGCCAGTGCTGGCACCACCAACACAGCTAccacagctggccctgcccccgGGGGGCCTGCCCAGCCTCCACCCCCTCAGCCTCCTGCAGCTGATCTGCAGTTCTCTCAGCTTCTGGGGAATTTGctggggcctgcagggccagGATCTGGAGGGCCTGGCGTGGCTTCTCCCACCATCACCGTGGCAATGCCCGGCGTCCCTGCCTTTCTCCAGGGCATGAGTGACTTCTTGCAG GCAACACAGGCGgcccctccaccccctccaccacctccacccccaccccctgccccagagcAGCAGAGCACGGCCCCACCAGGGTCCCCTTCTGGtggcacagggagtcctggaggCCTGAGTCCTGAGAGCCTTTCCCCGGAGTTCTTCACCTCCGTGGTACAAGGCGTGCTGAGCTCTCTGCTCGGCTCTTTGGGAGCTCGCGCTGGCAGCAGTGAAAGTATTGCCGCCTTCATCCAGCGCCTCAGTGGCTCCAGCAACATCTTTGAGCCTGGGGCTGATGGAGCCCTCG GATTCTTTggggctctcctctctcttctgtgCCAGAATTTCTCCATGGTGGACGTGGTAATGCTTCTCCATGGGCATTTCCAGCCACTGCAgcggctccagccccagctgcgaTCCTTCTTCCACCAGCACTACCTGGGTGGCCAGGAGCCCACACCTGGTAACATCCGG ATGGCGACACACACATTGATCACAGGGCTAGAGGAATACGTGCGGGAGAGTTTT TCTTTGGTGCAGGTTCAGCCTGGTGTGGACATCATCCGGACAAACCTGGAATTTCTTCAAGAGCAATTTAATAGCATTGCTGCTCATGTGCTGCACTGCACAG ACAGTGGATTTGGGGCCCGGCTGCTGGAGTTGTGTAACCAAGGCCTGTTTGAGTGCCTGGCCCTGAACCTGCACTGCTTGGGGGGACAGCAGATGGAGCTGGCTGCTGTCATCAATGGCCGAATT CGCCGCATGTCACGTGGAGTGAATCCGTCACTGGTGAGCTGGCTGACGACCATGATGGGCCTGCGGCTTCAGGTGGTGCTGGAGCACATGCCCGTGGGCCCCGATGCCATCCTCAGATACGTCCGCAGGGTTGGTGATCCCCCTCAG CCACTGCCTGAGGAGCCCATGGAAGTTCAAGGAGCAGAAAGAACGTCCCCAGAGCCTCAG CGGGAGAATGCCTCCCCTGCTCCTGGAACTACAGCAGAAGAGGCCATGTCCCGAGGTCCGCCCCCTGCCCCTGAGGGGGGCTCCCAGGATGAACAGGATGGAGCCTCAGCCGAGACAGAACCCTGGGCCGCTGCTGTGCCCCCA GAATGGGTTCCTATCATCCAGCAGGACATTCAGAGCCAGCGGAAGGTGAAGCCGCAGCCCCCCCTGAGCGACGCCTACCTCAGTGGTATGCCTGCCAAGAGACGCAAG ACGATGCAGGGTGAGGgcccccagctgcttctctcAGAAGCTGTGAGCCGGGCAGCTAAGGCAGCCGGAGCTCGGCCCCTGACGAGCCCCGAGAGCCTGAGCCGGGACCTGGAGGCACCAGAGGTTCAGGAGAGCTACAGGCAGCAG ctccGGTCTGACATACAAAAACGGCTTCAGGAAGACCCCAACTACAGCCCCCAGCGCTTCCCTAATGCCCATCGGGCCTTTGCCGATGATCCCTAG
- the BAG6 gene encoding large proline-rich protein BAG6 isoform X27, translating into MEPSDSTSTTMEEPDSLEVLVKTLDSQTRTFIVGAQMSVKEFKEHIAASVSIPSEKQRLIYQGRVLQDDKKLQEYNVGGKVIHLVERAPPQTQLPSGASSGTGSASATHGGGPLPGTRGPGATVHDRNANSYVMVGTFNLPSDGSAVDVHINMEQAPIQSEPRVRLVMAQHMIRDIQTLLSRMECRGGPQAQHSQPPPQTPPVAQEPGTLSSQTAEAVENDSPAREPMEAEEVEERTPVQNPELTPPGPAPTGPAPATETNTPNHPSPAEYVEVLQELQRLESRLQPFLQRYYEVLGSAGSTDYNNNHEGREEDQRLINLVGESLRLLGNTFVALSDLRCNLACAPPRHLHVVRPMSHYTTPMVLQQAAIPIQINVGTTVTMTGNGTRPPPAPNAEAPSSGPGQASSLAPSSTTVESSTEGASTPGPAPQPATSHPRVIRISHQSVEPVVMMHMNIQGQQVPGFPTAPTRVVIARPTPPQARPSHPGGPPVSGALGAGLGTNASLAQMVSGLVGQLLMQPVLVAQGTPGMAPPPAPATASASAGTTNTATTAGPAPGGPAQPPPPQPPAADLQFSQLLGNLLGPAGPGSGGPGVASPTITVAMPGVPAFLQGMSDFLQATQAAPPPPPPPPPPPPAPEQQSTAPPGSPSGGTGSPGGLSPESLSPEFFTSVVQGVLSSLLGSLGARAGSSESIAAFIQRLSGSSNIFEPGADGALGFFGALLSLLCQNFSMVDVVMLLHGHFQPLQRLQPQLRSFFHQHYLGGQEPTPGNIRMATHTLITGLEEYVRESFSLVQVQPGVDIIRTNLEFLQEQFNSIAAHVLHCTDSGFGARLLELCNQGLFECLALNLHCLGGQQMELAAVINGRIRRMSRGVNPSLVSWLTTMMGLRLQVVLEHMPVGPDAILRYVRRVGDPPQPLPEEPMEVQGAERTSPEPQRENASPAPGTTAEEAMSRGPPPAPEGGSQDEQDGASAETEPWAAAVPPEWVPIIQQDIQSQRKVKPQPPLSDAYLSGMPAKRRKLRSDIQKRLQEDPNYSPQRFPNAHRAFADDP; encoded by the exons ATGGAGCCCAGTGATAGTACCAGCACCACTATGGAGGAGCCTGACAGCCTGGAGGTGCTGGTGAAGACCTTGGACTCTCAGACTCGGACCTTTATTGTGGGGGCCCAG ATGAGTGTGAAGGAGTTTAAAGAGCATATTGCTGCCTCTGTCAGCATCCCCTCTGAGAAACAGCGGCTCATCTATCAGGGGCGAGTTCTGCAAGATGACAAGAAGCTCCAGGAATACA ATGTTGGGGGAAAGGTTATCCATTTGGTGGAACGGGCTCCTCCTCAGACTCAGCTCCCTTCTGGGGCATCTTCTGGGACAGGGTCTGCCTCAGCCACCCATGGTGGGGGACCCCTGCCTGGTACTCGGGGGCCTGGGGCCACAGTTCATGACCGGAATGCCAACAGCTATGTCATGGTTGGAACCTTCAATCTTCCT AGTGACGGCTCTGCTGTGGATGTTCACATCAACATGGAACAGGCCCCAATTCAG AGTGAGCCCCGGGTACGGCTGGTGATGGCCCAGCACATGATCCGGGATATACAGACCTTACTGTCCCGGATGGAG TGTCGAGGAGGGCCCCAAGCACAGCACAGTCAGCCGCCCCCACAAACGCCGCCTGTGGCCCAGGAGCCGGGAACCTTGAGCTCTCAGACAGCAGAAGCGGTTGAAAATGACTCGCCAGCTCGGGAGCCCATGGAGGCAGAAGAAGTGGAGGAGCGCACCCCAGTCCAGAACCCAGAACTCaccccgcctggcccagccccaacgggcccagcacctgccacgGAGACAAACACACCCaa CCACCCTTCCCCCGCGGAGTATGTCGAGGTGCTGCAggagctgcagcggctggagAGCCGCCTCCAGCCTTTCCTGCAGCGCTACTACGAGGTCCTGGGCTCCGCCGGCAGCACGGACTACAACAACAAC CATGAGGGCCGAGAAGAGGACCAGCGGTTGATTAACTTGGTGGGGGAGAGTCTGCGACTGTTGGGCAACACCTTTGTGGCTCTGTCTGATCTGCGTTGCAATCTGGCCTGTGCACCCCCACGCCACCTGCATGTGGTCCGACCCATGTCTCACTACACTACCCCCATGGTGCTCCAGCAGGCAGCCATTCCCATCCAG ATTAATGTGGGGACTACTGTGACCATGACGGGGAATGGGACTCGTCCCCCCCCAGCTCCTAATGCAGAGGCACCTTCCTCTGGTCCCGGGCAGGCCTCGTCCCTGGCTCCGTCTTCTACCACTGTCGAGTCGTCCACGGAGGGGGCTTCCACTCCAGGGCCAGCTCCCCAGCCAGCCACCAGTCACCCGAGGGTCATCCGAATTTCCCACCAGAGCGTGGAACCCGTAGTCATGATGCACATGAACATTCAAG GACAGCAGGTCCCAGGCTTCCCAACAGCTCCAACCCGGGTGGTGATTGCCCGGCCAACTCCTCCACAGGCTCGGCCTTCCCATCCTGGGGGGCCTCCAGTCTCCGGGGCTCTG ggtgctggactggGTACCAACGCCTCATTGGCCCAGATGGTGAGCGGCCTTGTGGGGCAGCTTCTCATGCAGCCTGTGCTTGTGG CTCAGGGGACCCCAGGAATGgctccacctccagctcctgccactgcttCAGCCAGTGCTGGCACCACCAACACAGCTAccacagctggccctgcccccgGGGGGCCTGCCCAGCCTCCACCCCCTCAGCCTCCTGCAGCTGATCTGCAGTTCTCTCAGCTTCTGGGGAATTTGctggggcctgcagggccagGATCTGGAGGGCCTGGCGTGGCTTCTCCCACCATCACCGTGGCAATGCCCGGCGTCCCTGCCTTTCTCCAGGGCATGAGTGACTTCTTGCAG GCAACACAGGCGgcccctccaccccctccaccacctccacccccaccccctgccccagagcAGCAGAGCACGGCCCCACCAGGGTCCCCTTCTGGtggcacagggagtcctggaggCCTGAGTCCTGAGAGCCTTTCCCCGGAGTTCTTCACCTCCGTGGTACAAGGCGTGCTGAGCTCTCTGCTCGGCTCTTTGGGAGCTCGCGCTGGCAGCAGTGAAAGTATTGCCGCCTTCATCCAGCGCCTCAGTGGCTCCAGCAACATCTTTGAGCCTGGGGCTGATGGAGCCCTCG GATTCTTTggggctctcctctctcttctgtgCCAGAATTTCTCCATGGTGGACGTGGTAATGCTTCTCCATGGGCATTTCCAGCCACTGCAgcggctccagccccagctgcgaTCCTTCTTCCACCAGCACTACCTGGGTGGCCAGGAGCCCACACCTGGTAACATCCGG ATGGCGACACACACATTGATCACAGGGCTAGAGGAATACGTGCGGGAGAGTTTT TCTTTGGTGCAGGTTCAGCCTGGTGTGGACATCATCCGGACAAACCTGGAATTTCTTCAAGAGCAATTTAATAGCATTGCTGCTCATGTGCTGCACTGCACAG ACAGTGGATTTGGGGCCCGGCTGCTGGAGTTGTGTAACCAAGGCCTGTTTGAGTGCCTGGCCCTGAACCTGCACTGCTTGGGGGGACAGCAGATGGAGCTGGCTGCTGTCATCAATGGCCGAATT CGCCGCATGTCACGTGGAGTGAATCCGTCACTGGTGAGCTGGCTGACGACCATGATGGGCCTGCGGCTTCAGGTGGTGCTGGAGCACATGCCCGTGGGCCCCGATGCCATCCTCAGATACGTCCGCAGGGTTGGTGATCCCCCTCAG CCACTGCCTGAGGAGCCCATGGAAGTTCAAGGAGCAGAAAGAACGTCCCCAGAGCCTCAG CGGGAGAATGCCTCCCCTGCTCCTGGAACTACAGCAGAAGAGGCCATGTCCCGAGGTCCGCCCCCTGCCCCTGAGGGGGGCTCCCAGGATGAACAGGATGGAGCCTCAGCCGAGACAGAACCCTGGGCCGCTGCTGTGCCCCCA GAATGGGTTCCTATCATCCAGCAGGACATTCAGAGCCAGCGGAAGGTGAAGCCGCAGCCCCCCCTGAGCGACGCCTACCTCAGTGGTATGCCTGCCAAGAGACGCAAG ctccGGTCTGACATACAAAAACGGCTTCAGGAAGACCCCAACTACAGCCCCCAGCGCTTCCCTAATGCCCATCGGGCCTTTGCCGATGATCCCTAG